The following are from one region of the Paraglaciecola sp. L1A13 genome:
- a CDS encoding accessory factor UbiK family protein → MLDPKKLEDIAKQITDAIPPGVKTMAEGAESKVKQVLQSQLNKLDFVSREEFEIQSNVLIRTREKLSVLEAKFNALEKSLQEK, encoded by the coding sequence ATGCTTGACCCAAAAAAATTAGAGGATATTGCTAAACAAATCACGGATGCCATTCCTCCTGGCGTGAAAACAATGGCTGAAGGCGCAGAGTCAAAGGTTAAACAAGTGCTACAAAGCCAGCTCAATAAATTGGATTTTGTGAGCCGTGAAGAATTTGAAATTCAAAGCAATGTGCTCATACGCACACGAGAAAAGCTCTCCGTTCTGGAAGCCAAATTCAACGCATTAGAAAAGAGCTTACAAGAAAAATAA
- a CDS encoding chorismate lyase, translating to MQNTHKSAFPLDDAVTWNNQGHISIPNSHLESWLLNTGSLTQRLKTHCAEFNVQVVGQYQALATLDEYRQLGVEPEQCRKQDWQIREVILHGDTQPWVLARSVIPQALCERDFLNLGDKPLGHLIFNDNRFKRQPFQLMCMQPSDAFLHHYDLPAIATMWGRRSVFHYQDYAMMVAELFLPQAPVYRGASFEQ from the coding sequence ATGCAAAATACTCATAAAAGTGCCTTCCCTTTAGATGATGCTGTGACTTGGAATAACCAAGGGCACATATCTATCCCCAATTCCCATTTAGAAAGTTGGTTACTGAATACAGGCTCGTTAACTCAGCGTTTAAAAACTCATTGCGCAGAATTTAATGTTCAAGTGGTCGGTCAGTACCAAGCATTGGCAACGCTAGATGAATATCGGCAGCTTGGAGTGGAACCTGAGCAGTGCCGCAAGCAAGATTGGCAAATACGTGAGGTGATATTGCATGGCGATACTCAACCTTGGGTGCTCGCGCGTTCAGTGATCCCGCAAGCTCTTTGTGAAAGAGATTTTCTAAATTTAGGCGATAAACCTTTAGGACATCTGATATTTAACGATAACAGGTTTAAGCGTCAACCATTTCAGTTGATGTGTATGCAACCTAGTGATGCGTTTTTACACCATTATGACTTACCTGCTATTGCAACGATGTGGGGCCGACGATCGGTTTTTCATTATCAAGATTATGCCATGATGGTTGCAGAACTATTTTTGCCGCAGGCGCCGGTATATAGAGGGGCAAGCTTTGAGCAGTAA
- the ubiA gene encoding 4-hydroxybenzoate octaprenyltransferase, whose translation MRADKPVGSYLLLWPTLWALMLAAQGLPPWSITVVFVTGVFVMRSAGCVINDYADRKVDGKVARTNARPLVSGIVTEKQALGLFATLVGVAFLLVLTLNWQTIVLSIGALVLASVYPFMKRYTHLPQVVLGAAFGWAIPMAFMAVNATVPSWAWGVFAINVLWTVAYDTQYAMVDKSDDLKIGVKSTAILFGQYDRFIVGLLQLSVVLMLMVLGRYLQLSLPFYLGVLVAAGLFLHQQRLIFYRDRQACFKAFLNNNYVGMAIALGIAGHYFM comes from the coding sequence ATGCGCGCTGATAAGCCGGTAGGCTCCTATTTGTTGCTGTGGCCTACGCTATGGGCACTGATGTTAGCTGCACAAGGCTTACCACCTTGGTCGATCACAGTAGTTTTTGTCACTGGGGTTTTTGTTATGCGCTCAGCTGGGTGTGTAATCAATGATTATGCTGACCGTAAGGTAGACGGTAAGGTGGCCCGAACAAATGCGCGTCCGTTAGTGAGTGGCATTGTGACCGAAAAGCAAGCTCTGGGATTATTTGCGACCTTAGTAGGGGTGGCTTTTTTACTCGTACTGACCTTAAATTGGCAGACCATCGTTTTATCAATAGGTGCACTCGTATTAGCCAGTGTTTACCCATTTATGAAACGCTATACCCATTTGCCTCAGGTGGTGTTGGGCGCCGCGTTTGGTTGGGCAATACCCATGGCGTTTATGGCTGTTAACGCGACAGTACCGAGTTGGGCGTGGGGTGTATTTGCCATTAATGTTTTGTGGACTGTTGCTTATGATACGCAATATGCCATGGTGGATAAAAGTGATGACTTAAAAATTGGTGTGAAATCTACCGCTATTTTATTCGGTCAATACGACAGGTTTATAGTTGGTTTACTGCAATTGAGTGTCGTTTTGATGCTTATGGTGCTAGGGCGATATTTGCAGTTGAGTCTGCCGTTTTATCTTGGCGTCTTGGTAGCGGCAGGTTTATTTTTACATCAGCAGCGTTTGATTTTTTACCGAGATAGACAAGCCTGTTTTAAGGCTTTTTTAAATAACAATTATGTGGGCATGGCTATCGCGTTGGGTATAGCTGGACATTACTTTATGTGA
- a CDS encoding methyl-accepting chemotaxis protein yields MNNLIGAICNPAKTLMSQFRYSVKFTIISIIFLVPLILSLALLQYEYSEDINFIDQERKGVAFIQALQDEQLNLASNIIDAKSVFTSTLSVQQKALDELASTRVNGSVERYQQALDNGDKEGAFKALATLSQAISDVTNLELDLALDTSYLITTLVRSLPQMQDQLAITSSLALQVTQSGSFTPDSYIGLSNANQKLPVMLEGVEQSIQVSLQANPEIEKAAALQWQALESSLVAHQSVIQQQILDPDSINITSNKLLLSSKAVNQQLSDFASSLLPILDGLLYERVAQAQFKNYVILSVSVIAVLLAFYLFIGMYLSVTENIKQVVTAVHSIADGDLSSRVAVSGKDEMRDIADDMNHMTENLQTLVARISDAIETLSQSALSLKGITAKTKQDVTEQKSGTELIAQSMQQLTQVAHAVDKNSGTATESAEVAQSEAQQGKQLVGRLQSVMRDMQSESSRSQEAINRLVEDSKNIGQVSNAINGIADQTNLLALNAAIEAARAGEHGRGFAVVADEVRTLAKRTQDQTNQIHDIISKLQQATKDTELSMEQSRVQMDVSVQESAVVEASLQRITEVISTINNMSGEISELATQQSNVTNSVASQVEEIAAISESTMKGAQETEHSAEDLLVVVNSLKNELAQLQKGR; encoded by the coding sequence ATGAATAACCTGATTGGGGCCATTTGTAACCCAGCTAAAACATTAATGTCGCAGTTTCGTTACTCGGTTAAATTCACTATCATCAGTATTATTTTCTTGGTTCCATTGATTTTGAGTCTAGCTTTACTGCAATACGAATACAGTGAAGACATTAATTTTATTGATCAAGAGCGTAAGGGTGTCGCTTTTATTCAAGCTCTGCAAGACGAGCAGCTCAATCTAGCTAGCAACATTATTGATGCTAAATCAGTCTTTACTTCTACATTATCTGTGCAGCAAAAAGCATTAGATGAGCTTGCTTCAACGCGAGTCAATGGAAGCGTTGAACGATACCAGCAGGCACTAGATAACGGTGATAAGGAAGGCGCATTTAAGGCATTAGCGACTTTGTCGCAGGCGATTTCAGATGTGACTAATCTGGAGCTTGATTTAGCCCTCGACACGAGTTATCTCATTACTACTTTGGTTCGTAGTTTACCGCAAATGCAAGATCAGCTGGCCATAACTAGTTCATTAGCTCTGCAGGTTACCCAGTCCGGTAGTTTTACCCCAGACTCATATATCGGGTTATCAAACGCCAATCAAAAGCTTCCCGTTATGCTTGAGGGCGTGGAACAAAGCATTCAAGTGAGCTTGCAGGCAAACCCTGAGATAGAAAAAGCGGCTGCTCTACAATGGCAAGCCCTTGAAAGTAGTTTGGTTGCTCATCAAAGCGTTATTCAGCAACAAATTCTCGACCCCGATAGTATTAACATCACCAGTAACAAACTCTTATTAAGTAGCAAAGCGGTAAATCAACAGTTAAGTGATTTCGCTTCATCTTTGCTACCAATCCTAGATGGGCTGCTATATGAGCGAGTTGCCCAAGCTCAATTTAAAAATTACGTTATTTTGAGTGTGTCAGTGATCGCCGTTTTGTTGGCTTTTTACCTGTTTATTGGAATGTATTTGTCAGTTACCGAGAATATCAAACAAGTAGTAACGGCTGTACACAGTATTGCCGATGGCGATTTAAGCTCTCGTGTTGCGGTGTCCGGTAAAGATGAAATGCGCGATATTGCCGATGATATGAATCATATGACTGAGAACTTACAGACCTTAGTTGCGCGTATCAGTGACGCTATAGAGACCTTAAGTCAGTCGGCGTTAAGCCTCAAAGGAATAACCGCCAAGACCAAGCAAGATGTGACAGAGCAAAAATCTGGGACTGAGTTAATTGCTCAATCTATGCAGCAATTAACTCAAGTTGCACATGCTGTTGATAAGAACTCAGGAACCGCTACTGAATCCGCAGAGGTGGCGCAAAGTGAAGCACAACAGGGTAAGCAGTTAGTCGGACGTTTACAATCTGTGATGCGTGATATGCAATCGGAGTCGAGTCGTTCACAAGAAGCGATAAATCGGCTGGTGGAAGACAGTAAAAATATTGGTCAAGTGTCAAATGCAATAAACGGCATTGCTGATCAAACAAACTTACTTGCGCTCAACGCAGCGATTGAAGCCGCTAGAGCAGGCGAACATGGTAGAGGGTTTGCGGTCGTCGCTGACGAAGTACGTACATTGGCTAAGCGTACTCAAGACCAAACCAATCAAATTCATGACATTATCAGTAAACTACAACAGGCAACGAAAGACACAGAATTGAGCATGGAGCAAAGCCGTGTTCAGATGGATGTGAGTGTTCAAGAGAGTGCGGTGGTTGAGGCATCGTTACAGCGCATTACCGAAGTGATCAGCACTATCAACAATATGAGTGGTGAGATATCCGAATTGGCGACACAACAATCGAATGTCACCAACTCCGTTGCATCTCAAGTCGAAGAAATTGCTGCCATATCTGAGTCAACTATGAAAGGGGCTCAAGAAACTGAGCACTCTGCAGAGGATTTGCTAGTCGTGGTTAATAGCCTCAAAAATGAGTTGGCTCAGCTACAAAAAGGCCGGTAA